A portion of the Cyanobium sp. PCC 7001 genome contains these proteins:
- a CDS encoding VOC family protein, producing MTPPSFHLSIPARDLELTRRWYERVLGCVAGRSSSAALILDLGGHQLVAQHQPHAQDPEPAQRGIYPRHFGLVFEELSEWQALRERVEAAGEPFAVAPKRRYPGTVLEHHTFFLNDPSGNWLEFKHYGHPEAVLGCCEQASVGDPELRRGP from the coding sequence ATGACCCCGCCCTCCTTTCACCTCTCGATCCCGGCGCGGGATCTGGAGCTCACGCGCCGCTGGTACGAGCGGGTGCTGGGCTGTGTGGCCGGCCGCAGCAGCTCGGCGGCGCTGATCCTCGATCTGGGGGGGCACCAGCTGGTGGCCCAGCACCAGCCCCACGCTCAGGATCCGGAGCCGGCCCAGCGGGGCATCTACCCGCGCCACTTCGGCCTGGTGTTCGAGGAGCTGTCCGAGTGGCAGGCGCTGCGGGAGCGGGTGGAGGCGGCCGGTGAACCCTTCGCCGTGGCGCCGAAACGGCGCTATCCCGGCACGGTGCTGGAGCACCACACCTTCTTCCTGAACGACCCCTCCGGCAACTGGCTGGAGTTCAAGCACTACGGCCACCCCGAGGCGGTGCTGGGCTGCTGCGAGCAGGCCTCGGTGGGCGATCCGGAGCTGCGGCGAGGGCCATGA
- a CDS encoding BCAM0308 family protein, translating into MNSTSHRPRNDGMASGQPSDPYQLRRKPPQPSTCPDCQATFQKGRWCWEAPSSVAASHRCPACQRIRDGVPAGELTLSGAFLASHSEEVMRLVNNTDERMRLDHPLERLIDVSGDPATGPVLLRLTGIHATHGLGKALVKAFGGSLDAPYPDAGSPMRARWQRD; encoded by the coding sequence ATGAACAGCACCAGCCATCGCCCCCGGAACGACGGCATGGCGAGCGGGCAGCCCAGTGATCCCTACCAGCTGCGCCGCAAGCCGCCCCAGCCCAGTACCTGCCCGGATTGCCAGGCCACCTTCCAGAAGGGGCGCTGGTGCTGGGAGGCGCCGTCCAGCGTGGCCGCCAGCCACCGCTGCCCGGCCTGCCAGCGCATCCGCGATGGGGTGCCTGCCGGCGAACTCACCCTCTCCGGCGCCTTCCTGGCCAGCCACAGCGAGGAGGTGATGCGGCTGGTGAACAACACCGACGAGCGCATGCGCCTGGACCATCCACTCGAGCGCCTGATCGACGTCAGCGGCGATCCGGCCACGGGTCCGGTGCTGCTGCGCTTGACGGGCATCCACGCCACCCACGGCCTGGGCAAGGCCCTGGTGAAGGCCTTCGGCGGCAGCCTGGACGCGCCCTACCCCGATGCCGGCTCCCCCATGCGGGCCCGCTGGCAGCGCGACTGA
- the hypE gene encoding hydrogenase expression/formation protein HypE — translation MSGSLPLDGDACIQLAHGGGGTLMQRLIDQELRALYTDPQQVLHDAASLALPHGRLAFSTDGYVVQPLEFPGGDIGRLAVVGTANDLAMAGARPLWISVGLILEEGLPLALLRRLVASMAAAARECGVAIVTGDTKVVERGKADGIFITTSGIGTLCDSARGSAAATGSSAIDPTAIRPGDQVLVSGDLGRHGVAILAARHGLRLEPPVLSDCAPLWPLVEQLLAAGAVPHCLRDLTRGGLASALQELAVAARVEIAIEEHRLPVLPAVASTCAVLGFEPLHLANEGRLVAVVAPEQRALVEPLLAAGGGAWIGEVRPAHRSPRVLLTTALGTERLLVPLSGELLPRIC, via the coding sequence GTGAGCGGTTCCCTGCCCCTGGACGGGGATGCCTGCATCCAGCTGGCCCACGGCGGTGGCGGCACCCTGATGCAGCGACTGATCGATCAGGAGCTGCGTGCCCTGTACACCGATCCGCAACAGGTGCTGCACGATGCCGCCAGCCTGGCCCTGCCCCATGGCCGGCTGGCCTTCAGCACCGATGGCTACGTGGTGCAGCCGCTGGAGTTTCCGGGCGGTGACATCGGCCGGCTGGCGGTGGTGGGCACCGCCAACGACCTGGCCATGGCCGGGGCCCGCCCCCTGTGGATCAGCGTCGGGCTGATCCTGGAGGAGGGGCTGCCCCTGGCGCTGCTGCGGCGGCTGGTGGCCTCGATGGCGGCCGCGGCCAGAGAGTGCGGCGTGGCGATCGTGACCGGTGACACCAAGGTGGTGGAGCGGGGCAAGGCCGACGGCATCTTCATCACCACCAGTGGCATCGGCACGCTGTGCGATTCCGCACGGGGCAGTGCTGCGGCAACCGGTTCCAGCGCCATCGATCCCACCGCGATCCGCCCGGGGGATCAGGTGCTGGTGAGCGGCGATCTGGGCCGCCACGGGGTGGCGATCCTCGCCGCCCGCCACGGCCTGCGGTTGGAGCCGCCCGTGCTCAGCGACTGCGCTCCGCTCTGGCCTCTGGTGGAGCAGCTGCTGGCGGCCGGGGCGGTGCCCCACTGCCTGCGGGATCTCACACGGGGCGGGCTGGCCAGCGCCCTGCAGGAGCTGGCCGTTGCGGCCCGGGTGGAGATCGCCATCGAGGAGCACCGTCTGCCGGTGCTCCCGGCGGTGGCCAGCACCTGCGCGGTGCTCGGCTTCGAGCCCCTGCACCTGGCCAACGAAGGGCGGCTGGTGGCGGTGGTGGCACCGGAGCAGCGGGCCCTGGTGGAACCGTTGCTCGCGGCCGGAGGTGGGGCCTGGATCGGCGAGGTGCGCCCGGCTCACCGCAGTCCGCGGGTGCTGCTCACCACGGCCCTGGGCACCGAGCGGCTGCTGGTGCCCCTCAGCGGCGAACTGCTGCCCCGGATCTGCTGA
- a CDS encoding sensor domain-containing phosphodiesterase, with the protein MPPLAIPSDAAERLPELAGDGASEGPPQSGADPVFDHISELARRCAGTEIAMLSLVDHDLLRFRSCVGLELHTSSLPRGASLCGQTVLSRDPLIVADAQSDPRAQAHPLVTGPPHVRFYAGFPLISSGGFQLGSLCVFGHEPRQLDGQQVDSLQRLAALAAHRCEELSRSHSQAAEPAEAEQASPGLLGREEILRQLERKVAQAAGHPFALVRCRLRDHERINAAFGAAVAEACLAEASRRLLAVLPPGGAIGGIGEGDLLVLWPDPPPPERLDALGQRLTTAVSQLHRVGDVSVGMAMAVGIAVARGHGESSQALLADGGLALQRACTIQGCAWHGLDAQSRSATLGGFRFASEFHTALDERDLAPSFQPIVDPASGRPLGFEALARWQHQGQLLPPARFLPEARDAGLTGEVDLLMLEKALAALPQLAEAPGGQPAAPMLMSVNLSSGVLSDPSLGARLLERLEAATLPAGWTLQVELLEEAFHASSAAVDAFLQRLAALQVSVAIDDFGTGYSSLARLISLPIQRVKLDRSFIAQLDSGSRSPRTLLSRMVLMLRDLDLAITAEGVDSAVQRAWLLEQGIRSAQGYLFAPPLLLHEAVAWLGGQAVGAGERPSP; encoded by the coding sequence ATGCCCCCCCTCGCCATCCCCTCCGACGCGGCTGAACGGCTCCCCGAGCTGGCGGGCGATGGGGCGAGCGAAGGGCCGCCTCAGTCCGGTGCCGATCCGGTGTTCGATCACATCAGCGAGCTGGCACGGCGCTGCGCGGGCACGGAGATCGCCATGCTCAGCCTGGTGGACCACGACCTGCTGCGGTTCCGGAGCTGCGTGGGGCTGGAACTGCACACCAGTTCGCTGCCGCGCGGCGCCTCCCTCTGCGGCCAGACGGTTCTCAGCCGCGATCCCCTGATCGTGGCCGATGCGCAGAGCGATCCCCGCGCGCAGGCCCACCCGCTGGTCACGGGGCCACCCCATGTGCGCTTCTATGCCGGCTTTCCCCTGATCTCCTCCGGCGGTTTCCAGCTGGGCAGCCTGTGTGTGTTCGGCCACGAACCGCGGCAGCTGGATGGCCAGCAGGTGGACAGCCTGCAGCGCCTGGCCGCTCTAGCGGCCCACCGCTGCGAAGAACTCAGCCGGTCCCACAGCCAGGCTGCGGAGCCTGCGGAGGCGGAACAGGCCTCACCGGGGCTGCTGGGCCGGGAGGAGATCCTGCGGCAGCTCGAGCGGAAGGTGGCCCAGGCGGCGGGTCATCCCTTTGCCCTGGTGCGGTGCCGGCTGCGGGATCACGAGCGCATCAATGCCGCCTTCGGCGCGGCCGTGGCGGAGGCCTGCCTGGCGGAGGCCTCGCGTCGCCTTCTGGCCGTGCTGCCGCCCGGGGGCGCGATCGGCGGGATCGGGGAGGGGGACCTGCTGGTGCTGTGGCCGGATCCGCCGCCGCCGGAGCGGCTCGATGCCCTCGGGCAGCGCCTCACCACGGCGGTGAGCCAGCTGCACCGGGTCGGGGATGTGTCGGTGGGGATGGCAATGGCGGTGGGCATCGCCGTGGCCAGGGGTCACGGCGAATCCAGCCAGGCGCTGCTGGCGGACGGGGGGCTGGCCCTGCAGCGGGCCTGCACCATCCAGGGCTGCGCCTGGCACGGCCTGGATGCCCAGAGCCGCAGCGCCACGCTGGGGGGGTTCCGCTTCGCGTCCGAGTTCCACACCGCCCTCGATGAGCGCGATCTGGCCCCGTCGTTTCAGCCGATCGTGGACCCCGCCAGCGGCCGGCCCCTCGGCTTCGAGGCCCTGGCCCGCTGGCAGCATCAGGGCCAGCTGCTGCCGCCGGCCCGCTTCCTTCCAGAGGCCCGCGATGCCGGCCTCACCGGCGAGGTGGATCTGCTGATGCTGGAGAAGGCCCTGGCGGCCCTGCCCCAGCTGGCCGAGGCCCCGGGGGGCCAGCCGGCCGCTCCGATGCTGATGAGCGTGAACCTCTCCAGCGGCGTGCTCAGCGACCCCTCCCTCGGCGCCAGGCTGCTGGAACGCCTGGAGGCCGCCACCCTGCCCGCCGGCTGGACCCTGCAGGTGGAGCTGCTGGAGGAGGCCTTCCATGCGAGTTCCGCCGCGGTGGATGCCTTCCTGCAGCGCCTGGCCGCCCTGCAGGTGAGCGTGGCGATCGATGATTTCGGCACGGGCTATTCGTCGCTGGCGCGGCTGATCTCCCTGCCGATCCAGCGGGTGAAGCTCGACCGCAGCTTCATCGCCCAGCTCGATTCCGGCAGCCGCTCCCCGCGCACCCTGCTCAGCAGGATGGTGCTGATGCTCCGGGATCTGGATCTGGCGATCACGGCGGAGGGGGTGGATTCCGCCGTGCAGCGCGCCTGGCTGCTGGAGCAGGGCATCCGCAGCGCCCAGGGGTACCTGTTCGCCCCGCCGCTGCTCCTGCACGAGGCCGTGGCCTGGCTGGGCGGGCAGGCGGTGGGGGCGGGCGAGCGCCCTAGCCCGTGA
- the hypD gene encoding hydrogenase formation protein HypD, protein MSRVAELAERLRASVTRPWTLMEVCGGQTHAIVRWGLDQLLPEGLRLIHGPGCPVCVTPAATLDAALALARRPDVILCSYGDMLRVPGSAPGDDLLGARAAGGDVRLLTSPLQAIGLARENPGRQVVFLAVGFETTAPATALLARQALSLGLSNLSLLNAHVRVPPAMAAILEAPGNQVQGFLAAGHVCTVMGLQELEPLAAGHGVPVVATGFEPEDLLLGLWRCVQLLEAGTPAVVNAYGQVVREHGNPGARALLEEVFAVVDQPWRGLGVIPGGGLGLRPAYADLDARRRFGGFCGEAPGFGGVNSTSGDGFGDGPSACIAGQILQGRAVPTDCPAFGGRCRPEHPLGAPMVSSEGACAAYHRYRSAEATTVAAAAPAL, encoded by the coding sequence GTGAGCCGGGTCGCCGAGCTGGCCGAACGGCTGCGGGCCAGCGTGACCAGGCCCTGGACGCTGATGGAGGTGTGCGGCGGTCAGACCCACGCCATCGTGCGCTGGGGCCTCGACCAGCTGCTGCCGGAGGGTCTGCGGCTGATCCACGGCCCGGGCTGTCCGGTGTGCGTCACCCCCGCCGCCACCCTGGATGCGGCCCTGGCGCTGGCCCGCCGCCCCGACGTGATCCTCTGCTCCTACGGCGACATGCTGCGGGTGCCCGGCAGCGCGCCCGGCGACGACCTGCTGGGAGCGCGGGCGGCCGGCGGCGACGTGCGCCTGCTCACCTCGCCGCTGCAGGCGATCGGCCTGGCCCGGGAGAACCCCGGGCGCCAGGTGGTGTTCCTGGCGGTGGGCTTCGAGACCACGGCCCCGGCCACGGCCCTGCTGGCCCGGCAGGCCCTGAGCCTCGGCCTGTCCAACCTCTCGCTGCTCAACGCCCACGTGCGGGTGCCACCGGCGATGGCGGCGATTCTCGAGGCTCCCGGCAACCAGGTGCAGGGTTTCCTGGCGGCGGGCCACGTGTGCACGGTGATGGGCCTGCAGGAGCTGGAGCCCCTGGCCGCCGGCCACGGCGTGCCGGTGGTGGCCACGGGATTCGAGCCCGAGGACCTGCTGCTGGGGCTGTGGCGCTGCGTGCAGCTGCTGGAGGCGGGCACCCCGGCGGTGGTGAACGCCTATGGCCAGGTGGTGCGCGAGCACGGCAATCCCGGGGCCAGGGCCTTGCTGGAGGAGGTGTTCGCGGTGGTGGATCAGCCGTGGCGCGGCCTGGGGGTGATCCCGGGCGGCGGTCTGGGGCTGCGGCCCGCCTACGCGGATCTCGATGCCCGCCGCCGCTTCGGTGGGTTCTGCGGCGAGGCGCCAGGCTTCGGCGGTGTGAACAGCACCTCGGGCGACGGCTTCGGTGATGGCCCATCGGCGTGCATCGCCGGCCAGATCCTGCAGGGGCGGGCCGTGCCCACCGACTGCCCCGCCTTCGGGGGGCGCTGCCGGCCGGAGCATCCACTGGGGGCGCCGATGGTGTCGAGCGAGGGGGCTTGCGCGGCCTACCACCGCTACCGCAGCGCCGAGGCGACGACCGTCGCAGCCGCAGCACCCGCCCTGTGA
- a CDS encoding cupin domain-containing protein — protein sequence MRPIPLPPPRLRRWGAPALLALALAAGSAHADGEPAHPPSIQVEQLVKGTRSWDGTPLPPLGPGQPEVTVLRITIPAGTSLPPHVHPMINAGVLLEGRLQVNSATGDTITLEAGDGLIELVNTPHRGRSLGPGPARIVVVYVGLEGQPLSVPAAAEGHQSARGPSR from the coding sequence ATGCGGCCCATCCCCTTGCCGCCCCCGCGGCTCCGGCGCTGGGGCGCTCCGGCCCTGCTGGCGCTCGCCCTGGCGGCCGGCTCCGCCCACGCCGACGGGGAGCCGGCCCACCCCCCTTCGATCCAGGTGGAGCAGCTTGTGAAGGGCACCCGCAGCTGGGATGGCACCCCGCTGCCGCCCCTGGGGCCAGGGCAGCCGGAGGTGACGGTGCTGCGCATCACCATCCCGGCCGGGACGTCGTTGCCCCCCCACGTGCATCCCATGATCAATGCCGGCGTGCTGCTGGAGGGCCGGCTGCAGGTGAACTCCGCCACGGGTGACACGATCACGCTGGAGGCGGGCGACGGGCTGATCGAGCTGGTGAACACCCCCCACCGGGGCAGAAGCCTGGGCCCCGGTCCCGCCCGGATCGTGGTGGTGTACGTGGGGCTGGAGGGGCAACCGCTGTCCGTTCCCGCCGCGGCCGAGGGGCATCAATCCGCAAGGGGCCCCAGCAGGTAG
- a CDS encoding FAD-dependent oxidoreductase: protein MPPSAAAAPSGGAPPGEASPEPEPQGGGWRKLLLLALIALAVALFFGFGLQRQLTLEALQRAQGGLLAWRQEAPLQSALAYMGLYVVVTALSLPGAAVLTLAGGALFGLGLGTLLVSFASSAGALLAFLLARTLFRDLVQRRFGRQLAPIEAGVQRDGVLYLLTLRLAPVFPFFLVNLLMALTPMRAGSYYLTSQIGMLPGTLVYVNAGTQLAQLQGLGGILSPPLLLSFGLLAAFPWLARAATNRLATWRLYRRWSRPRRFDRNLIVIGAGAAGLVSSYIAATVKARVTLIEADAMGGDCLNTGCVPSKALIASARLAARMRRADRWGLEPVEPRLSVRQVFERVAAKVEAVAPHDSVERYEGLGVEVIRGHARLLDPWTVAIRRHDSPGAGEAEGAGPRKSSHELRLTSRAIVLATGAAPVLPDLPGADQVPLLTSETIWTYLRTCPLERPRLVVLGGGPIGCELSQALAQLGLPVTLVQRSGRLLRREDADVAEEVRRALEADGVQVLTHTQVRGFAADASGAARVEVEHEGQTRTLACDAVLCALGRRARLQGYGLEELGIPTGATITTNAYLQTLYPNIYAAGDVAGPFQFTHTAAHQAWYAAVNALFGGVRRFRADYRVIPRTTFTDPEVATVGLTEAEAAAQQIPVEVTRFPLHELDRAIVESAERGFVKVLTTPGKDTILGTTIVAEHAGELLSEFVLAMRWNLGLGRIFSTVHAYPTFSEANKYAAGVWKKARAPQRLLGWLERYFRWRRGGG, encoded by the coding sequence ATGCCCCCCTCCGCAGCCGCAGCCCCCTCCGGCGGGGCCCCGCCCGGTGAGGCCTCCCCGGAACCGGAGCCCCAGGGCGGCGGCTGGCGCAAGCTGCTGCTGCTGGCGCTCATCGCCCTGGCGGTGGCCCTGTTCTTCGGGTTCGGGCTGCAGCGCCAGCTGACCCTGGAAGCCCTGCAGCGGGCCCAGGGCGGGCTGCTGGCCTGGCGGCAGGAGGCACCGCTGCAGAGCGCCCTGGCCTACATGGGCCTCTACGTGGTGGTCACCGCCCTATCGCTGCCGGGGGCGGCGGTGCTCACCCTGGCCGGCGGGGCCCTGTTCGGCCTCGGGCTCGGCACGCTGCTGGTGTCGTTCGCCTCCAGCGCCGGCGCCCTGCTGGCCTTCCTGCTGGCCCGCACCCTCTTCCGCGATCTGGTGCAGCGGCGCTTCGGGCGGCAGCTGGCGCCGATCGAGGCCGGCGTACAGCGCGATGGGGTGCTCTACCTGCTCACGCTGCGGCTGGCGCCGGTGTTCCCCTTCTTCCTGGTGAACCTGCTGATGGCCCTCACACCGATGCGGGCCGGCTCGTACTACCTCACCAGCCAGATCGGCATGCTGCCCGGCACACTCGTGTACGTGAACGCCGGCACCCAGCTGGCCCAGCTGCAGGGGCTGGGGGGCATCCTCTCGCCGCCGCTGCTGCTCTCCTTCGGCCTGCTGGCCGCCTTCCCCTGGCTGGCCCGGGCCGCCACCAACCGCCTGGCCACCTGGCGCCTCTACCGCCGCTGGAGCCGCCCGCGCCGCTTCGACCGCAACCTGATCGTGATCGGCGCCGGCGCCGCCGGGCTGGTGAGCAGCTACATCGCCGCCACGGTGAAGGCCCGCGTGACCCTGATCGAAGCCGACGCCATGGGCGGCGACTGCCTCAACACCGGCTGCGTGCCCAGCAAGGCCCTGATCGCCTCGGCCCGCCTGGCGGCCCGCATGCGCCGCGCCGACCGCTGGGGCCTGGAGCCGGTGGAGCCGCGCCTCTCGGTGCGGCAGGTGTTCGAGCGGGTGGCCGCCAAGGTGGAGGCCGTGGCCCCCCACGACAGCGTGGAGCGCTACGAGGGGCTCGGCGTGGAGGTGATCCGCGGCCACGCCCGCCTGCTGGATCCCTGGACCGTGGCGATCCGCCGCCACGACAGCCCCGGCGCCGGCGAGGCCGAGGGCGCCGGCCCCCGCAAGAGCAGCCATGAGCTGCGTCTCACCAGCCGGGCCATCGTGCTGGCCACCGGCGCCGCCCCCGTGCTGCCCGATCTGCCGGGCGCCGATCAGGTGCCGCTGCTCACCAGCGAAACGATCTGGACCTACCTGCGCACCTGCCCCCTGGAGCGTCCCCGACTGGTGGTGCTGGGGGGCGGGCCGATCGGCTGCGAGCTTTCCCAGGCCCTGGCCCAGCTGGGGCTGCCGGTGACCCTGGTGCAGCGCAGCGGCCGGCTGCTGCGCCGCGAGGACGCCGACGTGGCCGAGGAGGTGCGCCGCGCCCTGGAGGCCGACGGGGTGCAGGTGCTCACCCACACCCAGGTGCGGGGCTTCGCCGCCGATGCCTCAGGGGCGGCTCGGGTGGAGGTGGAGCACGAGGGCCAGACCCGCACCCTGGCCTGCGATGCGGTGCTCTGCGCCCTGGGCCGCCGGGCACGGCTGCAGGGCTACGGCCTCGAGGAGCTCGGCATTCCCACCGGCGCCACGATCACCACCAACGCCTACCTGCAGACCCTCTACCCCAACATCTACGCGGCCGGCGATGTGGCCGGGCCGTTCCAGTTCACCCACACCGCCGCCCACCAGGCCTGGTACGCCGCGGTGAACGCCCTGTTCGGCGGCGTGCGGCGCTTCAGGGCCGACTACCGTGTGATCCCCCGCACCACCTTCACCGATCCGGAGGTGGCCACGGTGGGCCTCACCGAGGCGGAGGCCGCGGCCCAGCAGATCCCGGTGGAGGTCACCCGCTTCCCCCTGCACGAGCTCGACCGGGCCATCGTGGAGAGCGCCGAGCGGGGCTTCGTGAAGGTGCTCACCACCCCCGGCAAGGACACGATCCTCGGCACCACGATCGTGGCCGAGCACGCCGGCGAACTGCTGTCGGAGTTCGTGCTGGCGATGCGCTGGAACCTCGGGCTGGGCCGCATCTTCAGCACGGTGCACGCCTATCCCACCTTCAGCGAGGCCAACAAATACGCCGCCGGCGTGTGGAAGAAGGCCCGGGCGCCGCAGCGGCTGCTGGGCTGGCTGGAGCGGTATTTCCGTTGGCGGCGGGGCGGCGGCTGA
- a CDS encoding mechanosensitive ion channel family protein produces the protein MATRPWAAGPVEPDNAEKLAFRPLNPVGTRRCFAFLLAALLLLGLPQIASAAWITLDGQRVVEIKSAAGAQSPDEVAARITTQLNRLVRSPRFRADRVVVREEPPYSMVGLLDPQGNFQPGLAVDERAAKEAGTTREALANRYRDAVRKAVLDYEDRNRLRNWIVGTLLALAVLAIYVVWLRWQRRTHVRLKRWLSGRSVQVAPKLKIGKQTLITPAQTRAFTQLSLSILHWGLLLTVSWLLIPLLLSFFPPTQAMAEGLRGQILRLAIRLIQACLALVPNLLWIALIAVLTTLMLRVSNWLFSALRRGQISIRWFYREWAIPTRRIANILIVLIGLVFAFPYIPGSDSKVFQGAGLLFGVLAALGSSAVATNVISGLMLIYTRAFLEGDRVEINGVVGHVQERALLVTRIRTPRNELVSIPNAAVITSSVVNYSFSRREIRKPVALSTTITIGYDVPWRQVHALLLAAAESVEGISEEVAPFVLQTSLNDFHISYELTASVRDAKKYRETLSDLLAAIQDQFAAAKVEILSPGYHAIRNGNPSTLPPVTG, from the coding sequence GTGGCGACCCGGCCGTGGGCGGCCGGGCCCGTGGAGCCGGATAATGCCGAAAAGCTGGCCTTTCGGCCCCTGAACCCCGTGGGCACCCGGCGCTGTTTCGCCTTCCTGCTGGCGGCCCTGCTGCTGCTGGGCCTTCCCCAGATCGCCAGCGCCGCCTGGATCACCCTCGACGGGCAGCGGGTGGTGGAGATCAAGAGCGCCGCCGGCGCCCAGTCGCCCGATGAGGTGGCCGCCCGGATCACCACCCAGCTCAACCGGCTGGTGCGCAGTCCCCGCTTCCGGGCCGACCGGGTGGTGGTGCGGGAGGAGCCGCCCTACTCGATGGTGGGCCTGCTCGACCCGCAGGGCAACTTCCAGCCCGGACTGGCCGTGGATGAGCGGGCCGCCAAGGAGGCCGGCACCACCCGTGAGGCCCTGGCCAACCGCTACCGCGACGCGGTGCGCAAGGCCGTTCTGGACTACGAAGACCGCAACAGGCTGCGCAACTGGATCGTCGGCACCCTGCTGGCCCTGGCTGTGCTGGCGATCTACGTGGTGTGGCTGCGCTGGCAGCGGCGCACCCACGTGCGGCTCAAGCGCTGGCTCTCGGGCCGCAGCGTGCAGGTGGCCCCGAAGCTGAAGATCGGCAAGCAGACCCTGATCACCCCCGCCCAGACCCGGGCCTTCACCCAGCTCTCGCTCTCGATCCTGCACTGGGGCCTGCTGCTCACGGTGAGCTGGCTGCTGATCCCGCTGCTGCTCAGTTTCTTCCCCCCCACCCAGGCCATGGCGGAGGGGTTGCGCGGCCAGATTCTGCGCCTGGCGATCCGGCTGATCCAGGCCTGTCTGGCTCTGGTGCCCAACCTGCTCTGGATCGCCCTGATCGCGGTGCTCACCACCCTGATGCTGCGCGTCAGCAACTGGCTGTTCTCCGCCCTGCGGCGCGGCCAGATCAGCATCCGCTGGTTCTACCGGGAGTGGGCGATTCCCACCCGCCGCATCGCCAACATCCTGATCGTGCTGATCGGGCTGGTGTTCGCCTTCCCCTACATCCCCGGCTCCGACAGCAAGGTGTTCCAGGGGGCCGGCCTGCTGTTCGGCGTGCTGGCGGCCCTGGGCTCCAGCGCCGTCGCCACCAACGTGATCAGCGGTCTGATGCTCATCTACACCCGCGCCTTCCTGGAGGGTGACCGGGTGGAGATCAACGGCGTGGTGGGCCACGTGCAGGAGCGGGCCCTGCTGGTCACCCGCATCCGCACGCCCCGCAACGAACTGGTGAGCATCCCCAACGCGGCCGTGATCACCTCCTCGGTGGTGAACTACAGCTTCTCCCGCCGGGAGATCCGCAAGCCCGTGGCGCTCAGCACCACGATCACCATCGGCTACGACGTGCCCTGGCGCCAGGTGCACGCCCTGCTGCTGGCCGCGGCCGAATCCGTGGAGGGCATCAGTGAGGAGGTGGCGCCCTTCGTGCTGCAGACCAGCCTCAACGACTTCCACATCAGCTACGAGCTCACCGCCAGCGTGCGCGACGCCAAGAAGTACCGCGAGACTCTCTCCGATCTACTGGCCGCCATCCAGGACCAGTTCGCCGCCGCCAAGGTGGAGATCCTCTCCCCGGGGTATCACGCCATCCGCAACGGCAATCCCAGCACCCTGCCGCCGGTCACGGGCTAG
- a CDS encoding DUF2721 domain-containing protein codes for MEQPASIVSLSRAIQLSLSPVFLLTGIAGLLNIFTGRLARIIDRTRVLQAALDQDPAGEASSLHRSIQVQRRRLFLTNRAILLTGIAALLVAAVVAVLFIGSIAALDLAAIVVPVFVVAMLALIGGLLLFLLEVQIAIRQNPRRYY; via the coding sequence ATGGAGCAGCCCGCTTCGATCGTGAGCCTGTCGCGGGCGATCCAGCTCTCCCTCTCGCCGGTTTTCCTGCTCACCGGCATCGCCGGCCTGCTGAACATCTTCACGGGACGGCTGGCCCGGATCATCGACCGCACCCGGGTGCTCCAGGCAGCGCTGGATCAGGACCCCGCCGGTGAGGCGTCCTCCCTGCACCGCAGCATCCAGGTCCAGCGGCGCCGCCTGTTCCTCACCAACCGCGCCATCCTGCTCACCGGCATCGCCGCCCTGCTGGTGGCCGCGGTGGTGGCCGTGCTGTTCATCGGCTCGATCGCCGCCCTGGATCTGGCGGCGATCGTGGTGCCGGTGTTCGTGGTGGCGATGCTGGCCCTAATCGGCGGGCTGCTGCTGTTCCTGCTCGAGGTTCAGATCGCCATCCGGCAGAACCCTCGGCGCTACTACTGA
- a CDS encoding galactose mutarotase: protein MVLQQRREPYPHWEYTDPSGAEVLRVVPERGGLVTAWSSLGRDWLYFDAERFADPSLSVRGGIPVLFPICGGVPSGRLSLPQGEVSLAQHGFARDRPWSLSALEDGLGVRLELGHDPDTLAAYPFRFRLRLDYRLAPGELAIEALVSNAGEDPMPFSFGLHPYWAVADLAAVRLEGLPAEGFDHHTMAPAALAGQLDALGEGVDLLAHPRGPVRLLDAGGGGTVTLEPSAPLDLVVLWTDPPRPMLCLEPWTAPRGALISGDRRLMVEPGGSCSLNCRYRVEPGGG, encoded by the coding sequence ATGGTTCTGCAACAGCGGCGTGAGCCCTATCCGCACTGGGAGTACACCGATCCATCCGGTGCGGAGGTGCTGCGGGTGGTGCCCGAACGGGGTGGCCTGGTCACCGCCTGGAGCAGCCTCGGCCGCGACTGGCTCTACTTCGACGCGGAGCGGTTCGCCGATCCGAGCCTGTCGGTGCGGGGAGGAATCCCGGTGCTGTTCCCGATCTGCGGCGGGGTGCCCTCCGGGCGGCTGAGCCTGCCCCAGGGGGAGGTCAGCCTGGCCCAGCACGGCTTCGCCCGCGACAGGCCCTGGAGCCTTTCCGCCCTGGAGGATGGCCTGGGCGTGCGGCTCGAGCTCGGCCATGACCCCGACACCCTGGCGGCCTATCCCTTCCGCTTCCGGCTTCGCCTCGACTACAGGCTGGCCCCCGGCGAACTGGCCATCGAGGCGTTGGTGAGCAACGCCGGCGAGGATCCGATGCCCTTCAGCTTCGGGCTCCATCCCTACTGGGCCGTGGCGGATCTGGCGGCCGTGCGCCTTGAGGGGCTGCCCGCCGAGGGCTTCGACCACCACACGATGGCCCCGGCCGCGCTGGCCGGACAGCTCGACGCGCTCGGTGAGGGCGTGGACCTGCTGGCCCATCCCCGCGGACCGGTGCGGCTGCTTGACGCCGGCGGCGGCGGCACGGTGACCCTGGAGCCCAGCGCTCCCCTCGATCTGGTGGTGCTCTGGACCGACCCACCCCGGCCGATGCTGTGCCTGGAGCCCTGGACGGCCCCCCGCGGGGCCCTGATCAGCGGCGACCGCCGCCTGATGGTGGAGCCGGGTGGCTCCTGCAGCCTGAACTGCCGCTACCGGGTGGAACCCGGGGGTGGCTAG